From Carnobacterium alterfunditum DSM 5972:
AGCCGAAAATTGATTACAGATAAAAATGCGGTTGAGATTTTATACCAAAATGATGAAATACCAGCAAGTGCGACGGTTAAAAAACCAGTATTAACTTATTCTAAAACGCTCTTGTTAGAAAAACTAAGTATGTATGCACCGGTATGGTATGTTGAAGTTACAAATAGTGGAACAATAGAGTATAAACGAGTAGATGCTCTCAGTGGCAGTATTATTCGCTCTAATATGAATGAAGAAGCAACTATTAAAGAAGCCGTTGTAGAGGAAGAGATAAAGACTAACTAGGACTTCTGATCATGTCAGCAACCAAAGAATTTTTTGTAGTTATGTTATAGTTAGACTCAAAGTAAGGCTCTAGGTCAAATGGTGTAGATGCTTCCAAATAAAATTTCTTCTGGAATAGACGTAGTTGCTTGTGAAGCTATGGGAACGTCTGTAAGCCTGTAGTCTTACAGATTTTCAAGCTTCAAATAAACCGTAATCGCTGAAGCGTTAACGGTTTATAATTCTCATTGAATCCTATGCATAGCTACAAGCAACTCTATTCCTCCATAAATTTTGGGTGAGTAATTTAATTTATTTAGCAACACTAAAAATGATAGACCCTAAAGTAAGAGGTACAGGTGGCAGCTTGAAGTTAAACCTTTTACTTTGGGTCTTTTTGCGTTGTGAAAACTTGAATTTAAATAAGTTTGATGTAAAATGATAAAGGTAATAGAGGAGGATTTTTAGATGATATCCAAAGAAAACAACGGTTTAAAGGTCAGTATTCTTGCTAGTGGAAGTTCTGGAAATGTTACTTATATAGAATCTGAAAAAAAGAAACTATTAGTAGACAGTGGATTAAGTGGGAAAAAAATAACAGAATTATTAAAAAAAGTAGATCGCGATATTGCTGATTTAGATGGTATTTTAGTAACACATGAACACCGAGATCATGTACATGGAGTTGGTGTGTTAGCTAGGAAATATCATTTAGATGTTTATGCAAATGAACAAACTTGGGAAGCTATGTCACCTATTATTGGTACGATCAAAACAGAACAAAAATACTTGTTTGAAATGGGCAAAACAATGACTATTGGGGATATAGATATTGAAAGCTTTGGCGTTTCACATGATGCGATCGCTCCTCAATTTTATAGTTTTCATAAGAATAATAAGCGTTTTGTGATGTTAACGGATACGGGCTATGTTAGTGATCGTATGAGA
This genomic window contains:
- a CDS encoding MBL fold metallo-hydrolase, which gives rise to MISKENNGLKVSILASGSSGNVTYIESEKKKLLVDSGLSGKKITELLKKVDRDIADLDGILVTHEHRDHVHGVGVLARKYHLDVYANEQTWEAMSPIIGTIKTEQKYLFEMGKTMTIGDIDIESFGVSHDAIAPQFYSFHKNNKRFVMLTDTGYVSDRMRGIVSNADAYLFESNHDLEMLRMGNYPWHLKQRILGDKGHLSNEDGALALAEIIGDATKRVYLGHLSKDNNLKELAHMTAVSILKEKETGVEDKFLVFDTDPVAPTSLFVV